In the genome of Halostella limicola, one region contains:
- a CDS encoding HalOD1 output domain-containing protein produces the protein MTDANAEDTLTGQNVHIVRHDWGEDDSLSATVVTAVAAVRDLEPTSVDALNETVDPDALNALFADSYGGNSRDGATLSFRLNGCDVTVHGDGRVVVRAPDEE, from the coding sequence ATGACAGACGCCAATGCCGAAGACACGCTCACCGGGCAGAACGTCCACATCGTCCGTCACGACTGGGGAGAGGACGACTCTCTCAGCGCGACGGTGGTCACCGCGGTCGCCGCGGTTCGCGACCTGGAACCGACGTCGGTCGACGCGCTCAACGAGACCGTCGATCCCGACGCGCTCAACGCGCTCTTCGCCGATTCGTACGGCGGAAACAGCAGGGACGGGGCGACGCTCTCGTTCCGACTGAACGGCTGCGACGTGACCGTCCACGGCGACGGCCGCGTCGTCGTTCGGGCGCCCGACGAGGAGTAG